A genomic segment from Streptomyces sp. TLI_235 encodes:
- a CDS encoding carbonic anhydrase/acetyltransferase-like protein (isoleucine patch superfamily), protein MAEPLIAAVAGRVPAVDPSAFVAPNAVVVGAVTVAARAGIWYGAVLRGDAEAITVGADTNIQDNCTLHADPGFPLRLGERISVGHNAVLHGCTVEDDVLVGMGATVLNGARIGSGSLIAAGAVVTQGAEVPPGSLVAGVPAKVRRPLTEEERAGIKANAEGYLLLAEAHRGITADPGVQPL, encoded by the coding sequence ATGGCCGAGCCGCTGATCGCCGCCGTCGCGGGCCGGGTGCCCGCCGTCGACCCCTCGGCGTTCGTCGCCCCCAACGCGGTCGTGGTCGGGGCGGTCACCGTCGCCGCCCGCGCGGGCATCTGGTACGGGGCGGTGCTGCGCGGCGACGCCGAGGCGATCACCGTCGGCGCCGACACCAACATCCAGGACAACTGCACCCTGCACGCCGACCCGGGCTTCCCGCTGCGGCTCGGCGAGCGGATCTCGGTCGGCCACAACGCGGTGCTGCACGGCTGCACCGTCGAGGACGACGTGCTGGTCGGTATGGGCGCCACGGTGCTCAACGGGGCCCGGATCGGGTCCGGCTCGCTGATCGCCGCCGGGGCCGTGGTCACCCAGGGCGCCGAGGTGCCGCCGGGCTCCCTGGTCGCCGGCGTCCCGGCGAAGGTCCGCCGCCCGCTCACCGAGGAGGAGCGGGCCGGCATCAAGGCCAACGCCGAGGGCTACCTGCTGCTCGCCGAGGCCCACCGCGGTATCACGGCCGACCCGGGTGTGCAGCCGCTGTAG
- a CDS encoding lysophospholipase L1-like esterase has protein sequence MENTATFTSYVAVGDSFTEGMCDDLLPDGHYRGWADRLATALAAEHDDGGFRYANLAVRGKLIGQICDEQVGPAAAMGTDLVTLAGGFNDVLRPGCDIAHVKERLGIAARTLLAGGATVVMFTSTDPSRRMPGGTRLLPTILELKAFVEGIARDSEGRAVVVDLFSAPCFDDPRMWAEDRLHLSAEGHRRVAAAVLEALGRPGDEDWRAPLPATAPRSRTAKLGADLRWLRSHLGPWIGRRLTGRSSGDGRPPKRAELLPYEG, from the coding sequence ATGGAGAACACAGCCACCTTCACCAGCTACGTCGCCGTCGGGGACTCCTTCACCGAGGGCATGTGCGACGACCTGCTGCCCGACGGCCACTACCGCGGCTGGGCCGACCGCCTCGCCACCGCGCTGGCCGCCGAGCACGACGACGGCGGCTTCCGCTACGCCAACCTCGCCGTCCGCGGCAAGCTGATCGGCCAGATCTGCGACGAGCAGGTCGGCCCGGCCGCCGCGATGGGCACCGACCTGGTCACCCTGGCCGGCGGGTTCAACGACGTGCTGCGGCCCGGCTGCGACATCGCGCACGTCAAGGAGCGCCTGGGCATCGCCGCCCGCACCCTGCTCGCCGGCGGCGCCACCGTGGTCATGTTCACCAGCACCGACCCCAGCCGCCGGATGCCCGGCGGCACCCGGCTGCTGCCGACCATCCTCGAACTCAAGGCCTTCGTCGAGGGAATCGCCCGCGACTCCGAGGGCCGCGCGGTCGTGGTCGACCTCTTCAGCGCCCCCTGCTTCGACGACCCGCGGATGTGGGCCGAGGACCGCCTGCACCTCTCCGCCGAGGGCCACCGCCGCGTCGCCGCCGCCGTCCTCGAAGCCCTCGGCCGCCCGGGCGACGAGGACTGGCGCGCCCCGCTGCCGGCCACCGCCCCGCGGAGCCGCACCGCGAAGCTCGGCGCCGACCTGCGCTGGCTGCGCAGCCACCTCGGCCCGTGGATCGGCCGCCGCCTCACCGGCCGCTCCTCCGGCGACGGTCGCCCGCCCAAGCGCGCCGAGCTGCTCCCGTACGAGGGCTGA
- a CDS encoding 8-oxo-dGTP diphosphatase, protein MTDTTDRAGELAALAARFPHLHAPQRWAWGGIDAQFSAELPPDELITNIHVVGFTEGGVVLCRDARGHWFLPGGTREAAESVDSCLVRELREEAGARLLSPPVWIGAHHAVTDAPEPYRPWQPHPEKAWLWGWAEVVVDSLPTNPDDGEQVVEVRAMPAEEAQRLLVRGRDAWWGELVALAVESRAARG, encoded by the coding sequence ATGACGGACACCACGGACAGAGCAGGGGAACTCGCGGCGCTGGCAGCCCGTTTCCCGCACTTGCACGCCCCGCAGCGCTGGGCCTGGGGCGGTATCGACGCGCAGTTCTCGGCCGAACTCCCGCCCGACGAGCTCATCACGAACATCCATGTGGTGGGCTTCACCGAAGGCGGGGTGGTGCTCTGCAGGGACGCCCGCGGGCACTGGTTCCTGCCCGGCGGCACCCGTGAGGCGGCCGAGTCGGTGGATTCGTGCCTGGTACGGGAGTTGCGCGAGGAGGCGGGCGCGCGACTGCTGTCGCCGCCGGTCTGGATCGGTGCCCACCACGCGGTGACCGACGCCCCCGAGCCCTACCGGCCGTGGCAGCCGCACCCGGAGAAGGCCTGGCTCTGGGGCTGGGCCGAGGTGGTGGTGGACTCGCTGCCGACCAACCCCGACGACGGCGAACAGGTCGTCGAGGTGCGGGCGATGCCCGCCGAGGAGGCGCAGCGGCTGCTGGTGCGCGGCCGGGACGCCTGGTGGGGCGAGCTGGTGGCACTGGCCGTGGAGTCCCGCGCGGCACGCGGCTGA
- a CDS encoding DNA-binding MarR family transcriptional regulator — translation MVKWLDYFSGRQAPRLAAMDEPAARALPPLVLGLAADLVRSIDDGVRARGFDDLRPAHGFAFARLAPDGATVGDLAEHLGVTKQAASQMVEELVRKGYVERHPHPGDARARLVVLTERGWACTRAADEAAADAVRPWQQTLGDQRLRQLAADLAALAPSGRLRPAW, via the coding sequence ATGGTCAAGTGGCTGGACTACTTTTCGGGCCGGCAGGCCCCTAGACTGGCCGCCATGGACGAGCCCGCCGCCCGCGCCCTGCCGCCCCTGGTCCTCGGCCTGGCCGCCGACCTGGTCCGCAGCATCGACGACGGCGTACGCGCCCGCGGCTTCGACGACCTGCGGCCCGCGCACGGTTTCGCCTTCGCCCGGCTCGCCCCCGACGGCGCGACCGTCGGCGACCTCGCCGAGCACCTCGGGGTGACCAAGCAGGCGGCCAGCCAGATGGTCGAGGAACTCGTCCGCAAGGGATACGTGGAGCGCCACCCGCACCCCGGCGACGCCCGGGCCCGGCTGGTCGTCCTCACCGAGCGGGGGTGGGCGTGCACCCGCGCCGCCGACGAGGCCGCGGCCGACGCCGTCCGGCCCTGGCAGCAGACGCTCGGCGACCAGCGCCTGCGCCAGCTCGCGGCCGACCTGGCAGCGCTCGCCCCCAGCGGGCGGCTGCGCCCGGCCTGGTGA
- a CDS encoding avidin family protein: MTIAGDWYNEFGSHMRLTADTSGGLTGTYVSGAGRVAGPYELTGRHDGPAEPGGSTAVGWAVAWRNQQGDAGSVTSWSGQYLENDDTILATWLLTRSAAADHVWESTVVGQDVFTRQTPAPEEIERHLRGRRPASHPS; this comes from the coding sequence ATGACCATCGCCGGAGACTGGTACAACGAGTTCGGCTCGCACATGCGGCTCACCGCCGACACGTCCGGCGGCCTCACCGGGACGTACGTCTCGGGCGCGGGCCGGGTGGCCGGACCGTACGAGCTCACCGGCCGCCACGACGGCCCGGCCGAGCCGGGCGGGAGCACCGCGGTCGGCTGGGCGGTCGCCTGGCGCAACCAACAGGGCGACGCCGGGTCGGTCACCAGCTGGAGCGGGCAGTACCTGGAGAACGACGACACCATCCTCGCCACCTGGCTGCTCACCCGGTCGGCCGCCGCCGACCACGTCTGGGAGTCGACCGTCGTCGGCCAGGACGTCTTCACCCGGCAGACCCCCGCCCCCGAGGAGATCGAGCGCCACCTCCGCGGCCGCCGACCCGCCTCCCACCCGAGCTGA
- a CDS encoding non-heme chloroperoxidase, with translation MPRITTSDGTGIFYKDWGTGRPVVFSHGWPLNADAWDEQLKLLAESGFRAIAHDRRGHGRSDQPWQGNDMDTYADDLAALLDQLDVRDAVLVGHSTGGGEVARYIGRHGTGRVRKAVLLGAVPPVMLQSAANPEGTPLEAFDGIRAGVEGDRSQFYWDLSESFYGFNRPGSQVSEGARRAFWLMSMQVGIRGAYECVRQFSETDFTADLTKIDVPTLIAHGDDDQIVPLQAAALKTAQHVPDNTLKIYEGAPHGLYGAYRRAFEPDLLDFVKS, from the coding sequence ATGCCGAGGATCACCACCTCCGACGGCACCGGGATCTTCTACAAGGACTGGGGCACCGGACGCCCCGTCGTCTTCAGCCACGGCTGGCCGCTCAACGCCGACGCCTGGGACGAACAGCTCAAACTCCTCGCCGAGAGCGGCTTCCGGGCGATCGCCCACGACCGGCGCGGTCACGGCCGCTCCGACCAGCCCTGGCAGGGCAACGACATGGACACCTACGCCGACGACCTGGCCGCGCTGCTGGACCAGCTCGACGTCCGGGACGCCGTCCTGGTCGGCCACTCCACCGGCGGCGGCGAGGTCGCCCGGTACATCGGCCGGCACGGCACCGGGCGGGTCCGCAAGGCCGTCCTGCTCGGCGCCGTCCCGCCGGTCATGCTGCAGAGCGCGGCCAACCCGGAGGGCACCCCGCTGGAGGCCTTCGACGGCATCCGGGCCGGTGTGGAGGGCGACCGCTCGCAGTTCTACTGGGACCTCTCGGAGAGCTTCTACGGCTTCAACCGCCCCGGCTCCCAGGTCTCCGAGGGCGCCCGCCGGGCGTTCTGGCTGATGAGCATGCAGGTCGGCATCCGCGGCGCGTACGAGTGCGTCCGCCAGTTCTCGGAGACCGACTTCACCGCGGACCTGACGAAGATCGACGTACCGACGCTGATCGCGCACGGCGACGACGACCAGATCGTCCCGCTGCAGGCGGCCGCGCTGAAGACCGCTCAGCACGTGCCGGACAACACGCTCAAGATCTACGAGGGCGCGCCGCACGGCCTGTACGGCGCCTACCGGCGGGCCTTCGAACCCGACCTGCTGGACTTCGTGAAGAGCTGA